The following proteins are co-located in the Phragmites australis chromosome 10, lpPhrAust1.1, whole genome shotgun sequence genome:
- the LOC133930579 gene encoding probable glucomannan 4-beta-mannosyltransferase 3 isoform X2: protein MAGAAAVASAAAGWLDLDGSTLLLRRWWPSGGGRDEPSLPLSWWLPGGELRGAWDAARAAAVAPALAAASWVCLALSAMLLADAVFLAAASLLARRRQHRAGPLAGGEDEEAGGRLGYPMVLVQIPMYNEREDLVELECKFWANRGKNIKYEVRNNRKGYKAGALKQGMLHDYVRHCDFVAVFDADFQPEPDFLMRTIPYLVHSPRIALVQARWEFVNPNECLMTRIQKMTLDYHFKVEQEGGSSTFAFFGFNGTAGVWRISAIKEAGGWEDRTTVEDMDLAVRAGLKGWKFIYVGDVKVKSELPSNLKAYRRQQHRWTCGAANLFRKTGAEIFLTKDVSFWRKLYLLYSFFFVRKVVAHVVPFMLYCVVIPLSVLIPEVTLPVWGVVYVPTTITLLCAIRNPSSLHFIPFWILFENVMSFHRTKATFIGLLELGSVNEWVVTEKLGKSSSTKPVPQPPCRFWDRCTMSEILVAIFLVSCATYNVVYGDDFYFVYIYLQAITFLIVGTGLCGTLSSSS from the exons ATGGCCGGCGCAGCGGCGGTGGCCTCCGCGGCCGCGGGGTGGCTCGATCTGGACGGTTCGACCCTGCTCCTGCGCCGGTGGTGGCCGTCGGGCGGCGGCCGCGACGAGCCGTCCCTGCCGCTTAGCTGGTGGCTGCCGGGCGGCGAGCTGCGGGGCGCGTGGGacgcggcgcgggcggcggccgTGGCGCCGGCGCTGGCCGCCGCGTCGTGGGTGTGCCTGGCCCTGTCAGCCATGCTGCTCGCCGACGCCGTGTTCCTGGCCGCCGCCAGCCTCCTCGCGCGGCGAAGGCAGCACAGAGCGGGCccgctcgccggcggcgaggacgaggaggcgggcGGCCGCCTCGGCTACCCCATGGTGCTCGTCCAAATCCCCATGTACAACGAGCGGGAG GATCTGGTGGAGCTTGAATGCAAGTTTTGGGCTAACAGAGGCAAGAACATAAAGTATGAGGTGAGAAACAATCGAAAAGGGTATAAGGCCGGTGCACTGAAACAAGGGATGTTGCATGACTATGTCCGACATTGTGATTTTGTCGCCGTATTTGATGCTGATTTCCAGCCGGAACCTGACTTCCTCATGAGGACCATCCCGTATCTTGTGCATAGTCCACGGATTGCTCTTGTTCAAGCACGGTGGGAATTTG TTAATCCCAATGAATGCCTGATGACAAGGATACAAAAGATGACATTAGATTATCACTTTAAAGTAGAGCAGGAAGGTGGTTCATCAACCTTTGCCTTCTTTGGTTTTAACG GAACTGCTGGTGTCTGGAGAATTTCCGCCATCAAGGAAGCCGGGGGTTGGGAGGATCGGACCACTGTGGAAGACATGGATTTGGctgtcagagcaggtctgaaaGGATGGAAATTCATCTATGTTGGAGATGTTAAG GTCAAAAGTGAACTGCCAAGCAATCTGAAAGCATATCGCCGTCAACAGCACCGGTGGACTTGTGGGGCAGCAAATTTATTCCGGAAGACAGGAGCAGAAATATTTCTGACCAAG GACGTATCATTTTGGAGGAAGCTTTATTTGCTCTACAGCTTCTTCTTCGTGAGGAAggttgttgctcatgtggtgccTTTCATGCTCTACTGTGTAGTAATACCACTGTCCGTACTAATTCCAGAGGTCACGCTTCCAGTATGGGGGGTGGTTTATGTCCCAACAACAATAACACTTCTATGCGCCATCAGAAATCCAAG TTCCCTCCATTTCATACCATTCTGGATCCTCTTTGAAAATGTGATGTCTTTTCACCGAACCAAGGCGACATTCATCGGTTTGCTCGAGCTCGGGAGTGTGAACGAGTGGGTTGTCACAGAGAAACTTGGCAAATCAAGCAGCACAAAGCCTGTGCCACAGCCTCCCTGCAGGTTTTGGGATAG ATGCACCATGTCAGAGATTTTGGTTGCCATCTTCCTCGTCTCTTGCGCGACCTACAACGTGGTTTACGGAGACGACTTCTATTTCGTTTACATATATCTACAGGCCATAACATTTCTTATCGTTGGCACTGGTTTGTGCGGAACATTGAGCTCCAGTTCATAG
- the LOC133930579 gene encoding probable glucomannan 4-beta-mannosyltransferase 3 isoform X3, whose protein sequence is MIQLVGYDDAPIRSLDCYPNRDLVELECKFWANRGKNIKYEVRNNRKGYKAGALKQGMLHDYVRHCDFVAVFDADFQPEPDFLMRTIPYLVHSPRIALVQARWEFVNPNECLMTRIQKMTLDYHFKVEQEGGSSTFAFFGFNGTAGVWRISAIKEAGGWEDRTTVEDMDLAVRAGLKGWKFIYVGDVKVKSELPSNLKAYRRQQHRWTCGAANLFRKTGAEIFLTKDVSFWRKLYLLYSFFFVRKVVAHVVPFMLYCVVIPLSVLIPEVTLPVWGVVYVPTTITLLCAIRNPSSLHFIPFWILFENVMSFHRTKATFIGLLELGSVNEWVVTEKLGKSSSTKPVPQPPCRFWDRCTMSEILVAIFLVSCATYNVVYGDDFYFVYIYLQAITFLIVGTGLCGTLSSSS, encoded by the exons ATGATCCAGCTAGTGGGCTATGATGATGCACCAATCCGAAGTTTAGATTGCTATCCAAATCGG GATCTGGTGGAGCTTGAATGCAAGTTTTGGGCTAACAGAGGCAAGAACATAAAGTATGAGGTGAGAAACAATCGAAAAGGGTATAAGGCCGGTGCACTGAAACAAGGGATGTTGCATGACTATGTCCGACATTGTGATTTTGTCGCCGTATTTGATGCTGATTTCCAGCCGGAACCTGACTTCCTCATGAGGACCATCCCGTATCTTGTGCATAGTCCACGGATTGCTCTTGTTCAAGCACGGTGGGAATTTG TTAATCCCAATGAATGCCTGATGACAAGGATACAAAAGATGACATTAGATTATCACTTTAAAGTAGAGCAGGAAGGTGGTTCATCAACCTTTGCCTTCTTTGGTTTTAACG GAACTGCTGGTGTCTGGAGAATTTCCGCCATCAAGGAAGCCGGGGGTTGGGAGGATCGGACCACTGTGGAAGACATGGATTTGGctgtcagagcaggtctgaaaGGATGGAAATTCATCTATGTTGGAGATGTTAAG GTCAAAAGTGAACTGCCAAGCAATCTGAAAGCATATCGCCGTCAACAGCACCGGTGGACTTGTGGGGCAGCAAATTTATTCCGGAAGACAGGAGCAGAAATATTTCTGACCAAG GACGTATCATTTTGGAGGAAGCTTTATTTGCTCTACAGCTTCTTCTTCGTGAGGAAggttgttgctcatgtggtgccTTTCATGCTCTACTGTGTAGTAATACCACTGTCCGTACTAATTCCAGAGGTCACGCTTCCAGTATGGGGGGTGGTTTATGTCCCAACAACAATAACACTTCTATGCGCCATCAGAAATCCAAG TTCCCTCCATTTCATACCATTCTGGATCCTCTTTGAAAATGTGATGTCTTTTCACCGAACCAAGGCGACATTCATCGGTTTGCTCGAGCTCGGGAGTGTGAACGAGTGGGTTGTCACAGAGAAACTTGGCAAATCAAGCAGCACAAAGCCTGTGCCACAGCCTCCCTGCAGGTTTTGGGATAG ATGCACCATGTCAGAGATTTTGGTTGCCATCTTCCTCGTCTCTTGCGCGACCTACAACGTGGTTTACGGAGACGACTTCTATTTCGTTTACATATATCTACAGGCCATAACATTTCTTATCGTTGGCACTGGTTTGTGCGGAACATTGAGCTCCAGTTCATAG
- the LOC133930579 gene encoding probable glucomannan 4-beta-mannosyltransferase 3 isoform X1, translated as MAGAAAVASAAAGWLDLDGSTLLLRRWWPSGGGRDEPSLPLSWWLPGGELRGAWDAARAAAVAPALAAASWVCLALSAMLLADAVFLAAASLLARRRQHRAGPLAGGEDEEAGGRLGYPMVLVQIPMYNEREVYKLSIGAACGLSWPSDRVIVQVLDDSTDPTVKDLVELECKFWANRGKNIKYEVRNNRKGYKAGALKQGMLHDYVRHCDFVAVFDADFQPEPDFLMRTIPYLVHSPRIALVQARWEFVNPNECLMTRIQKMTLDYHFKVEQEGGSSTFAFFGFNGTAGVWRISAIKEAGGWEDRTTVEDMDLAVRAGLKGWKFIYVGDVKVKSELPSNLKAYRRQQHRWTCGAANLFRKTGAEIFLTKDVSFWRKLYLLYSFFFVRKVVAHVVPFMLYCVVIPLSVLIPEVTLPVWGVVYVPTTITLLCAIRNPSSLHFIPFWILFENVMSFHRTKATFIGLLELGSVNEWVVTEKLGKSSSTKPVPQPPCRFWDRCTMSEILVAIFLVSCATYNVVYGDDFYFVYIYLQAITFLIVGTGLCGTLSSSS; from the exons ATGGCCGGCGCAGCGGCGGTGGCCTCCGCGGCCGCGGGGTGGCTCGATCTGGACGGTTCGACCCTGCTCCTGCGCCGGTGGTGGCCGTCGGGCGGCGGCCGCGACGAGCCGTCCCTGCCGCTTAGCTGGTGGCTGCCGGGCGGCGAGCTGCGGGGCGCGTGGGacgcggcgcgggcggcggccgTGGCGCCGGCGCTGGCCGCCGCGTCGTGGGTGTGCCTGGCCCTGTCAGCCATGCTGCTCGCCGACGCCGTGTTCCTGGCCGCCGCCAGCCTCCTCGCGCGGCGAAGGCAGCACAGAGCGGGCccgctcgccggcggcgaggacgaggaggcgggcGGCCGCCTCGGCTACCCCATGGTGCTCGTCCAAATCCCCATGTACAACGAGCGGGAG GTGTACAAGCTTTCGATTGGAGCAGCGTGCGGGCTGTCGTGGCCGTCGGATAGGGTCATCGTACAGGTTCTAGACGATTCCACGGATCCAACGGTCAAG GATCTGGTGGAGCTTGAATGCAAGTTTTGGGCTAACAGAGGCAAGAACATAAAGTATGAGGTGAGAAACAATCGAAAAGGGTATAAGGCCGGTGCACTGAAACAAGGGATGTTGCATGACTATGTCCGACATTGTGATTTTGTCGCCGTATTTGATGCTGATTTCCAGCCGGAACCTGACTTCCTCATGAGGACCATCCCGTATCTTGTGCATAGTCCACGGATTGCTCTTGTTCAAGCACGGTGGGAATTTG TTAATCCCAATGAATGCCTGATGACAAGGATACAAAAGATGACATTAGATTATCACTTTAAAGTAGAGCAGGAAGGTGGTTCATCAACCTTTGCCTTCTTTGGTTTTAACG GAACTGCTGGTGTCTGGAGAATTTCCGCCATCAAGGAAGCCGGGGGTTGGGAGGATCGGACCACTGTGGAAGACATGGATTTGGctgtcagagcaggtctgaaaGGATGGAAATTCATCTATGTTGGAGATGTTAAG GTCAAAAGTGAACTGCCAAGCAATCTGAAAGCATATCGCCGTCAACAGCACCGGTGGACTTGTGGGGCAGCAAATTTATTCCGGAAGACAGGAGCAGAAATATTTCTGACCAAG GACGTATCATTTTGGAGGAAGCTTTATTTGCTCTACAGCTTCTTCTTCGTGAGGAAggttgttgctcatgtggtgccTTTCATGCTCTACTGTGTAGTAATACCACTGTCCGTACTAATTCCAGAGGTCACGCTTCCAGTATGGGGGGTGGTTTATGTCCCAACAACAATAACACTTCTATGCGCCATCAGAAATCCAAG TTCCCTCCATTTCATACCATTCTGGATCCTCTTTGAAAATGTGATGTCTTTTCACCGAACCAAGGCGACATTCATCGGTTTGCTCGAGCTCGGGAGTGTGAACGAGTGGGTTGTCACAGAGAAACTTGGCAAATCAAGCAGCACAAAGCCTGTGCCACAGCCTCCCTGCAGGTTTTGGGATAG ATGCACCATGTCAGAGATTTTGGTTGCCATCTTCCTCGTCTCTTGCGCGACCTACAACGTGGTTTACGGAGACGACTTCTATTTCGTTTACATATATCTACAGGCCATAACATTTCTTATCGTTGGCACTGGTTTGTGCGGAACATTGAGCTCCAGTTCATAG